From a region of the Rhipicephalus microplus isolate Deutch F79 chromosome X, USDA_Rmic, whole genome shotgun sequence genome:
- the LOC119187903 gene encoding gamma-aminobutyric acid receptor-associated protein-like 2 produces the protein MRRAGASAEDGIRFRFKQQYTPEQRKQEADAILQKYPQRIPVIVERAPNSHVPSIDKQKFLVPNDITVAQFMWIVRKRIHLSPEKALFVFVGRLMPQSSLSMGDLYATYHDDDGFLYLAYSGENTFGYLRSGTSVPLQT, from the exons ATGCGACGGGCGGGAGCCAGCGCTGAAGACGGCATACGGTTCCGCTTCAAGCAGCAGTACACGCCAG AGCAGAGGAAGCAAGAAGCGGACGCTATCCTCCAGAAGTACCCGCAACGTATTCCT GTGATTGTGGAGCGAGCGCCCAACTCGCACGTTCCTTCCATTGACAAGCAGAAGTTCCTGGTGCCCAATGACATCACGGTGGCGCAGTTTATGTGGATCGTGCGGAAGCGCATTCATCTCTCGCCAGAGAAGGCACTCTTCGTCTTCGTTGGCCGCCTTATGCCCCAATCCAG CCTCAGCATGGGAGACCTATATGCCACGTACCACGACGACGATGGCTTCCTCTACCTCGCCTACAGTGGTGAAAACACGTTCGGCTACCTACGCTCCGGAACAAGTGTGCCCCTACAGACTTGA
- the LOC119187904 gene encoding complement inhibitor CirpT1-like — protein MSAWFTACVSLLVVVGGGAQSAAASEQSEWTFVKGACVYRHLLFPNGSNFTFLNPCEMVICNARKRMVYFKRCPKVICPHCDSLCHVVKLKGSYPNCCEQVVCDTHRAFKLT, from the exons ATGTCTGCGTGGTTCACTGCCTGCGTCTCCCTGTTGGTGGTCGTGGGCGGAGGAGCGCAGTCGGCCGCGGCCAGTGAGCAGTCCGAGTGGACCTTCGTCAAAG GAGCCTGCGTCTACCGCCACCTGTTGTTTCCCAATGGATCCAACTTCACGTTCCTCAACCCCTGCGAGATGGTCATTTGCAACGCACGCAAACGTATGGTCTACTTCAAGCG GTGCCCCAAGGTGATCTGTCCTCACTGCGACAGCCTCTGTCACGTCGTGAAACTGAAGGGCTCTTATCCGAACTGCTGCGAGCAGGTCGTCTGCGATACGCACCGCGCCTTCAAGCTAACGTGA